The genomic region CTTTGAACTTCTGTGTAAATAAAATGTTATGCTATGATTTATTGCTGTGAAACTAATGAAATATTactagaaaaaaattccaaacttAACGTGTAAATTACAGCATTACGTTTCATGTGTTTAACTAAAATGCATTAATGTTTTATATATGCAAGATAAGCTGTGTCACTTTAAAACATAATGAACTTATATCTGTCTGGTTATGATGTCTTGCAATACTACACAATCAACTTagctaaaaatactttttcataTGTCAAAATGCCCACCATTGAAAAATACTATCGTGCACCTCAAGAGTATTTCCTTTTTGGAGAAAGGGATAAATTCTGCAATAGAATCAGCCTGGATAATTACAATGGGTATTTTTAGATCTTTTACCACCTAGTGCTGTAGTAGCTGTTCTTCATATGAATGCCAGATAAACACTATATGATACTTCCTAAGATTCTCAAGAAACTCATCATTCTCATAATTTCTAAGAACAAGGTTTCTGTAAGGCAAACCATGCTCTCCAATAGTGAAGCTTTGACTGGAAGCCAAAGGCCAGTTTAAGTCACTAAATATTTAGCTAATTAATGAATGTATATTTCTAGGAAAATTGGCCATTCTGATCAACTTCATTGATGCATATCAGGAGCAAGAGATGGGGATAGGAGGGAGAAGACAAATTACAGTAGAGATATATTTTTGCTTTCTAGTCCACTTCTTTCATACAAACTACTGAAACTTAATTGCAACATAATAGAGCTGTACaggtaagaaaaaaattagctgACTCTTATATACATTCATACACATCCCCCTTTGTATAACCACTACActgtaaattaaaaatcaaaaaaaaaaaggggaaaaagtctGGGACAATTTATAATGGCTGCAAAAAAACTGAAGAATGTCTGTTGCTCCAGATGTCATAAAACTCTCTATACCTAGCAACACTTATAACATTGAGTTTACCAAAAATGGCTGAAGAGCAGATATAGTTTGCATTTTCTATACAACAGGCTATAAAACATCACTTATCACAGTCCAGAAAGCACATATAGATGTGTTTTTATATAAACATATGTAATAACATATTAAGCGTGCATGAAAATTTCCCAATGATTGCATCTATGccctcttgtttttcttttttttttctttttttttttttaatatttttgtggAAATGTGCCTTATATTCcagatttttgtttttgtttttgaaaataAGGCCTCCATACTATTTTCCTCACAACCAGAAAGGGGCTTTTTGAAAGTATTTCTACATAAGTCTTCAGAAAAGCCAGCACTTTGTTTCAAAATGCAAGTTTCCAATCACTGCTTCACTGCACCAGACGGCAAACTCTTTATGTTTGCTTGTTGAGTCACCATATATAATGACAGTCTTCTCTGACAATAAGACTAACTTACTTCTCAAGAAAGCGCTAGCACTTTGGCTAAATCCAGAATCATAGGtagcttcttttttctttttttttttcctgttttgtttttttttaaatttgatttttttttcatattgtgcCTCGATGTTGTAGTAATACTCCTTGCTTTATGAGTGCGTGGTGTCATCATTGTCTTTCAGAAACGTTCCAGCAACATAAAGACAGGCAGAGTAAATGAAAACACTGTGGATGTTAGGGAATTTATCAGCTCCTGTTTCTGAAAAACAAGAGCATGAaatgcttgtttttaaaaacagtcTTTCCTTTCTGATTGCATTCCCtgtcttttctgtttgtttgtttttgaatGTGCTTCATAAAAAGTAAAGTAAATAAGTTTGTATTATGTCTCAGATAAAATGAAGACTATTTCTATACAAGCGTTCTTTTAGATGTTGAGATCAGACATAGTACTCCTTAtccttatttttcttgtttttgttgGAACTTTTAGCGCTGTTGGGCTGCTTCTCCTTGATCACAGCCCCGTTGGATTGTGCTGAGTTACTGATGTAGTTTCGACTCTCGTCCACGTGGTAGGAGCCTTCGTCTCGATTCCTGTACTTGTACATGGCAtacaggaggatgaggatgcacagcgccgccgccgccacgaTCCCGACCACCATGCCCGTCGTGCTGCTGGATTCACGGATCACCTCGGACGAGCCGGGGTACTCCcgtcctcctcctgccctggtggggTTTGCTGTGGGTAGAtagggaaagaaaggagaggtTATCCTTGAGTTTGGACATGGAGGAGTCAGTCATGCCTGCTGCTACCGTCACGTGTCCTTCTAGCCGCACCCATGGGCCAGGACAGCCTAGAGATGcgctgatgcctcaggttttaggttttttatttttcagattctgttctgctttagtgtgtaagtctgggcttcatatt from Agelaius phoeniceus isolate bAgePho1 chromosome 3, bAgePho1.hap1, whole genome shotgun sequence harbors:
- the NRXN1 gene encoding neurexin-1 isoform X34, which translates into the protein MIYDSLECDSLETQMREHLTCCNHSGIHPLGNLGPLAVYLSSLSSQLLKIMTSDDILVASAECPSDDEDIDPCEPSSANPTRAGGGREYPGSSEVIRESSSTTGMVVGIVAAAALCILILLYAMYKYRNRDEGSYHVDESRNYISNSAQSNGAVIKEKQPNSAKSSNKNKKNKDKEYYV
- the NRXN1 gene encoding neurexin-1 isoform X36, which gives rise to MDMRWHCENSQTSDDILVASAECPSDDEDIDPCEPSSGGLANPTRAGGGREYPGSSEVIRESSSTTGMVVGIVAAAALCILILLYAMYKYRNRDEGSYHVDESRNYISNSAQSNGAVIKEKQPNSAKSSNKNKKNKDKEYYV
- the NRXN1 gene encoding neurexin-1 isoform X39, with the translated sequence MIMAGLFTSDDILVASAECPSDDEDIDPCEPSSANPTRAGGGREYPGSSEVIRESSSTTGMVVGIVAAAALCILILLYAMYKYRNRDEGSYHVDESRNYISNSAQSNGAVIKEKQPNSAKSSNKNKKNKDKEYYV
- the NRXN1 gene encoding neurexin-1 isoform X38; translated protein: MIMAGLFTSDDILVASAECPSDDEDIDPCEPSSGGLANPTRAGGGREYPGSSEVIRESSSTTGMVVGIVAAAALCILILLYAMYKYRNRDEGSYHVDESRNYISNSAQSNGAVIKEKQPNSAKSSNKNKKNKDKEYYV
- the NRXN1 gene encoding neurexin-1 isoform X37; translation: MDMRWHCENSQTSDDILVASAECPSDDEDIDPCEPSSANPTRAGGGREYPGSSEVIRESSSTTGMVVGIVAAAALCILILLYAMYKYRNRDEGSYHVDESRNYISNSAQSNGAVIKEKQPNSAKSSNKNKKNKDKEYYV